One part of the Pyruvatibacter sp. genome encodes these proteins:
- a CDS encoding YdbH domain-containing protein: MSTADQTASDPSPRGPRRRWLRLLAVLVISVGAMIAAALAFLPQIARPLVLATVERLELGDVDFASLDIGWRSTSLSKVTAGVGVGAAADLTVETLTLTYTPLDLLHGHISTVSVDGGLVRGTITDNRLDLGVVSQWIERFSPTPSDPPSDALPAGPPPVESIALRNSQVVLDTPRGPVEMDVSGGVFLGTGQTSLDLQMALRSAMADLEADVALAGNADGWAGDIRTATGVVRTPDGDIDVTASGRATLGADDTSGDMALMFDGAVLRGDVQITVARNGGVWSGTFASDTLASAHPALRGAVSARQMQATAQMTLDGAVSGTVTADITYAADGQAGGQADGQAGLPVSAISTSVPVRFDYQPERGVLAVHLTACMPVSVTPAAGAGWQVGDTRLCAAGDRALVTAMVGDASAGIDVVSRFTMPATKLGVAGLVDGTAPAIDATVTGSTVQAPRVALTLRGGDLLLREQSIAVSDIAGRLSYVAGQTGQVARLDVGSALIRDLAAAQRFAPVTARADLSVDVLGEDTPLEGVVSGPFSVATPKGVPLASGTVRHELATGKGKADFATGTQVFAEKGLQPQALAPMLRGVVAVVSGTASAQGTLNWTRAGIAASSAQVTMAQLGFQAPVARFDGVSGTLAFSSLVPVRTDGPQKIILGVIDPGLPLEGGEAMVEVRGGGEVVIENANWPFAGGQLVLTSGALNTQEDIQYAELSALQLDLAQLLTLIDLEGLSGAGVLEGAVPIEIRDASVYVVNAQLAAQPGGVIRYVSATADAAGQVAEGANIAFQALENFQFEVLSVDLDGPVDGDLTARIVLKGANPELLEGYPVHLTITTQGAFMDLLRRGTVGFRALDVVTGKEDLGGIDVERVDP; the protein is encoded by the coding sequence ATGAGCACGGCAGACCAGACAGCATCCGACCCATCGCCACGCGGGCCCCGCAGGCGGTGGCTTCGGCTGCTTGCGGTGTTGGTGATCAGTGTCGGCGCGATGATAGCTGCCGCGCTTGCGTTTCTGCCGCAGATTGCCCGGCCTTTGGTGCTTGCCACGGTAGAGCGGCTTGAACTGGGCGACGTGGATTTTGCATCCCTCGATATAGGTTGGCGATCAACATCACTCAGCAAGGTGACGGCAGGGGTTGGGGTTGGGGCTGCTGCCGATCTCACGGTTGAGACCCTGACGCTGACTTACACACCGCTTGATCTGCTGCACGGGCATATCTCGACTGTGAGCGTGGATGGCGGGTTGGTGCGCGGTACCATAACGGACAACCGTCTTGATCTGGGAGTTGTGAGCCAGTGGATCGAACGGTTCAGCCCGACGCCGTCTGATCCGCCGTCTGATGCGTTACCTGCCGGGCCGCCGCCGGTGGAGTCTATTGCTCTGCGCAACAGTCAGGTTGTGCTCGACACACCACGCGGCCCGGTCGAGATGGATGTCAGCGGCGGGGTTTTTCTGGGCACCGGGCAAACCTCCCTGGACCTGCAGATGGCCTTGCGCAGTGCGATGGCTGACCTGGAGGCTGATGTGGCACTGGCCGGGAATGCTGATGGCTGGGCGGGTGATATACGCACCGCCACAGGTGTTGTGCGCACGCCGGACGGCGACATTGATGTGACTGCATCGGGCCGGGCGACACTGGGTGCTGATGACACCAGTGGCGACATGGCGCTGATGTTTGATGGTGCCGTACTGCGCGGTGATGTGCAGATCACTGTCGCGCGCAACGGCGGTGTTTGGAGCGGCACATTTGCAAGTGACACGCTGGCCTCAGCGCATCCCGCGCTGCGCGGCGCGGTCAGTGCGCGGCAGATGCAGGCAACAGCGCAGATGACCCTGGACGGTGCTGTATCAGGCACGGTGACTGCTGATATCACCTATGCCGCAGATGGGCAGGCAGGCGGGCAGGCAGATGGGCAGGCGGGGCTGCCGGTGTCTGCGATCAGCACATCGGTGCCCGTGCGTTTTGACTATCAGCCGGAGCGCGGCGTGCTGGCTGTTCACCTGACTGCCTGTATGCCTGTGTCCGTGACCCCTGCAGCGGGTGCCGGGTGGCAGGTTGGGGATACGCGGCTTTGCGCGGCGGGCGACCGGGCGCTTGTAACGGCGATGGTTGGTGATGCCTCTGCCGGCATTGACGTCGTGTCGCGGTTCACCATGCCGGCCACGAAGCTCGGTGTTGCAGGTCTTGTTGACGGAACCGCACCCGCCATTGACGCGACGGTGACGGGTTCCACCGTGCAGGCCCCGCGCGTTGCGCTGACGCTTCGCGGTGGCGACCTGTTGCTGCGCGAACAAAGCATTGCTGTGTCTGATATTGCCGGGCGGTTGTCTTACGTCGCGGGCCAGACGGGTCAGGTGGCGCGGCTTGATGTCGGGTCGGCCCTGATACGTGATCTTGCAGCCGCGCAACGCTTCGCGCCCGTGACGGCGCGCGCAGATCTGTCGGTTGATGTGCTGGGCGAAGACACGCCGCTTGAAGGCGTGGTGTCAGGCCCGTTCAGTGTCGCCACCCCCAAGGGCGTGCCACTGGCCAGCGGCACGGTGCGGCATGAACTGGCGACCGGCAAGGGCAAGGCTGATTTTGCGACGGGGACGCAGGTGTTTGCTGAAAAAGGCCTGCAACCGCAGGCATTGGCGCCGATGCTGCGTGGTGTCGTGGCGGTGGTCAGCGGCACGGCATCTGCGCAGGGCACGCTCAACTGGACGCGCGCGGGCATTGCGGCATCGTCCGCGCAGGTAACCATGGCGCAACTTGGTTTTCAGGCCCCTGTCGCGCGCTTTGACGGCGTGTCGGGCACGCTGGCGTTTTCAAGTCTGGTGCCGGTGCGTACCGACGGGCCGCAGAAAATCATTCTTGGTGTGATCGATCCGGGCCTTCCCCTTGAGGGGGGTGAGGCCATGGTGGAGGTGCGCGGCGGCGGCGAGGTGGTGATTGAAAACGCCAACTGGCCGTTTGCGGGCGGGCAGCTTGTGCTCACATCGGGTGCGCTTAACACGCAGGAAGATATTCAGTATGCAGAGCTTTCAGCCCTGCAGTTGGACCTGGCACAACTCCTGACGCTGATTGACCTTGAGGGTCTGTCGGGCGCTGGCGTGCTGGAGGGGGCTGTGCCCATCGAGATACGCGATGCCAGCGTTTATGTGGTCAATGCGCAGCTTGCTGCCCAACCGGGAGGCGTCATCCGCTATGTCAGCGCAACGGCGGATGCGGCAGGGCAGGTTGCGGAAGGCGCCAATATCGCGTTTCAGGCACTGGAGAACTTTCAGTTTGAAGTGCTGAGTGTTGATCTGGACGGGCCGGTGGACGGTGATCTGACCGCGCGCATTGTGCTCAAGGGTGCCAATCCTGAGCTGCTTGAGGGCTATCCGGTGCACCTCACCATCACCACACAAGGGGCGTTCATGGATTTGCTGCGCCGTGGTACGGTGGGGTTCCGGGCGCTTGATGTTGTGACCGGCAAGGAAGATCTGGGTGGCATTGACGTTGAGCGGGTGGACCCGTGA
- a CDS encoding YnbE family lipoprotein: protein MTTTATGFSGRMWPRRVASTVLVCACALGAVACTPTIKVQAPDKPIEINLNVKIEQEIRIKVDRELDDLFANNPDLF, encoded by the coding sequence ATGACGACGACAGCTACGGGATTTTCAGGGCGTATGTGGCCCCGGCGTGTGGCAAGCACGGTGCTTGTGTGCGCATGTGCGCTTGGTGCTGTGGCGTGTACGCCGACAATAAAAGTGCAGGCCCCTGACAAACCCATCGAGATCAACCTCAATGTGAAGATCGAACAGGAAATACGCATCAAGGTTGATCGCGAGCTTGACGATCTGTTCGCCAACAACCCGGACCTTTTCTAA
- a CDS encoding Rap1a/Tai family immunity protein — protein sequence MNRFSPSRHTPMLSRLSASVSTPVALYAAAFLFAVAALLPQPANAQWVSTKELVDTYCDSDDPEQAAFCVGYVAGALHVLMAPPEAMPQGRFCIDVDAQPKLSAIAERLIVLRKEQPDIEATPAFSVIAAIIERGFPCPDGLDDATAMPSAPAQAPAVVEDPSTPSDLFGLPASE from the coding sequence ATGAACCGCTTTTCACCTTCGCGCCACACGCCGATGTTGTCCCGCCTTTCAGCATCCGTATCAACACCTGTGGCCCTGTACGCCGCAGCGTTCCTTTTTGCGGTCGCAGCCCTCCTGCCTCAACCCGCCAACGCCCAATGGGTGTCAACCAAGGAACTGGTGGATACCTATTGCGACAGCGATGACCCTGAACAGGCGGCTTTTTGCGTCGGCTATGTGGCCGGTGCCCTGCACGTGCTGATGGCCCCGCCCGAAGCCATGCCGCAGGGCCGCTTTTGCATTGACGTTGACGCCCAACCCAAACTCTCCGCCATTGCCGAGCGCCTGATCGTGCTGCGCAAAGAGCAGCCCGACATCGAAGCAACGCCCGCGTTCTCGGTGATTGCCGCCATCATTGAGCGTGGCTTCCCCTGCCCGGATGGGCTCGACGACGCCACGGCCATGCCGTCCGCCCCCGCGCAGGCACCGGCTGTGGTTGAAGACCCGTCCACGCCGTCAGACCTGTTCGGTTTGCCGGCGTCGGAATAA
- a CDS encoding YdbL family protein, producing MSTAQASPSIPARQHGFGRTVIMGVAALVALVFMALTPAYALTLDEAKAQGLIGEMSTGYVGYPSAPSPAVQQLGDGVNLGRKASYSSIAAQQGTTLSVVEQLAGQKLVGQAPAGQYVNAGSGWQRK from the coding sequence ATGAGCACCGCACAGGCTTCACCCAGCATTCCCGCCCGACAGCACGGTTTTGGCCGTACTGTGATTATGGGAGTGGCTGCCCTTGTGGCGCTGGTCTTCATGGCGCTTACGCCTGCTTATGCGCTGACGCTGGACGAGGCCAAGGCGCAGGGTTTGATCGGTGAAATGTCCACCGGGTATGTGGGCTATCCGTCGGCCCCTTCCCCAGCGGTTCAGCAGCTTGGGGACGGCGTCAATCTGGGTCGCAAGGCCAGCTACAGTTCCATTGCCGCCCAGCAGGGCACGACCCTGAGCGTGGTTGAGCAGCTTGCCGGGCAGAAGCTCGTCGGTCAGGCGCCCGCCGGCCAGTATGTGAATGCCGGCTCCGGCTGGCAGCGCAAGTAG
- a CDS encoding DUF1134 domain-containing protein, protein MVSRIISTTPAARLMGLALLAFAFLAVPSAQAADDTYSRDEVLNAAKGFFGDVSEDMARAVDRVFSDHGRPNAYIVGEEGAGAIGVGLRYGSGSLHMKPGRVQKVYWQGPSIGWDIGGNASKVFTLVYNLPAMDDIYRRFPGVEGSLYVVGGVGVNYQQAGDTILAPMRAGAGLRAGANVGYLSYTRERRILPF, encoded by the coding sequence ATGGTCTCACGCATCATAAGCACCACCCCTGCTGCAAGGCTGATGGGGCTGGCACTTCTGGCGTTTGCATTTCTGGCGGTACCGTCTGCGCAAGCCGCCGACGACACCTACTCCCGCGATGAGGTGCTGAACGCTGCCAAGGGCTTCTTCGGTGATGTCTCCGAAGACATGGCCCGCGCGGTTGACCGGGTGTTTTCAGACCATGGCCGCCCCAACGCCTATATCGTGGGCGAGGAAGGTGCGGGTGCCATTGGCGTGGGGCTGCGCTATGGCAGCGGCAGCCTGCACATGAAACCCGGCCGCGTACAAAAAGTGTACTGGCAGGGACCGTCCATCGGCTGGGACATTGGCGGCAATGCCTCCAAGGTGTTCACGCTGGTTTATAACCTGCCCGCCATGGACGACATTTACCGCCGCTTTCCCGGTGTGGAAGGCTCGCTCTATGTGGTGGGCGGCGTGGGTGTGAATTACCAGCAGGCCGGTGACACCATTCTGGCACCCATGCGCGCGGGCGCAGGGCTGCGCGCCGGTGCAAATGTCGGTTATCTCAGCTACACCCGCGAACGGCGCATTCTGCCTTTCTAG